One Serinus canaria isolate serCan28SL12 chromosome Z, serCan2020, whole genome shotgun sequence DNA window includes the following coding sequences:
- the WDR41 gene encoding WD repeat-containing protein 41: MLRWLIGGGREPQGLAEKSSVQTIGEEQIRNPYTELLVLKGHQDIVRFLVQIDDCRFASAGDDGIIFLWNVQTGEKLHELHGHTHKITAVAPFSSSDVTEEKMNLIITASADRTVIVWDCTSGRQVRKVSCFHSTVKCLTVLQRLNVWLSGGSDLCVWNQKLDLLCKTSHLTDAGISALVELPKNCVAAAVGKELIIFRLSASNSGSEGWNILELKRLADHQDNISSLVSVNDLTFVTGSHIGELIVWDALDWTKQASECNFWDSAVHPDVQPEIKLSQSPHETSVQHLTSDEECVFAAVGKGIYVYNLQMKRVIACQKTAHDSSVLHIERLPNRQLISCSEDGSVRIWELREKQQLPAEPVPTGFFNMWGFGRTNKQANQAAKKMQENTPVYFLELVGDLIGHSSAVQMFLYFGELGLATCSADHLIILWKDGERESSLRSLTLFKKLAQNGDLQLKL; the protein is encoded by the exons ATGCTGCGCTGGCTGATCGGCGGCGGCCGGGAGCCGCAGGGCTTGGCGGAG AAATCCTCTGTACAGACAATTGGTGAAGAACAAATACGGAATCCTTACACGGAGCTCCTTGTGTTGAAAGGCCATCAAGATATAGTACGATTTCTAGTGCAAATAGATGACTGCAG gtttgcATCTGCAGGAGATGATGGAATCATATTTCTGTGGAATGTTCAG actGGAGAAAAACTTCATGAACTTCAtgggcacacacacaaaattacaGCTGTAGCACCATTTTCTTCATCAGAtgttactgaagaaaaaatgaatttgaTTATAACAGCATCAGCTGATAGAACAGTTATT GTTTGGGACTGCACTAGTGGCAGACAGGTTCGAAAAGTGTCATGTTTCCATTCTACTGTAAAG TGTTTGACAGTTCTTCAAAGACTGAATGTATGGTTGTCTGGAGGGAGTGATCTGTGTGTTTGGAACCAAAAATTAGATCTCTTGTGTAAGACCAGTCATCTTACTGATGCag GCATCAGTGCTTTGGTTGAATTGCCCAAAAATTGTGTTGCAGCAGCAGTTGGCAAAGAGCTAA taatttttagGCTGAGTGCTTCTAACAGTGGGTCTGAAGGTTGGAATATCCTTGAATTAAAGCGCCTTGCTGACCATCAGGATAACATTTCATCATTAGTCAGTGTTAATG atTTGACTTTTGTGACAGGTTCTCACATAGGTGAGTTAATAGTTTGGGATGCGCTTGACTGGACAAAGCAGGCATCTGAGTGCAACTTCTGGGACTCTGCTGTCCATCCAGATGTACAACCAGAAATAAAGTTATCCCAAAGCCCACATGAAACATCAGTTCAACACTTAACATCTGACGAGGAG tgtgTGTTTGCTGCTGTTGGGAAAGGCATATACGTATATAATCTTCAAATGAAGCGTGTGATTGCTTGCCAGAAAACTGCTCACGACTCATCTGTGCTGCACATTGAGAGGCTTCCAAACAG GCAGCTGATCTCCTGTTCAGAAGATGGCAGTGTGCGCATTTGGGAactcagagaaaagcagcagctgccagctgaacCAGTTCCGACAG ggTTTTTCAACATGTGGGGATTTGGACGGACAAACAAGCAGGCAAACCAAGCTGCTAAGAAGATGCAGGAGAATACACCTGTGTATTTCTTGGAGCTGGTTGGTGACTTGATTGGTCATTCATCAGCTGTGCAG ATGTTCCTGTACTTTGGTGAACTGGGATTGGCTACATGCTCTGCTGACCACCTCATTATTTTGTGGAAGGATGGTGAACGAGAATCTAGCCTCCGCAGTTTaacactatttaaaaaattggCACAAAATGGTGATTTGCAGCTCAAACTTTAA